A genomic window from Bacteroidia bacterium includes:
- the accD gene encoding acetyl-CoA carboxylase, carboxyltransferase subunit beta — MPLEWFKRSKEGITTSTEKKIEAPDGLWIKCPTCKKASHIRDLRENLHVCSSCEYHFQIGSAEYFAILFDNNQFKELFSNILPADPLSFEDTKQYAKRLEAAQKTTGLNDAARVATGNIDSSPVVIACMDFRFIGGSMGSVVGEKVSLAIQYARENRYPLIIISKSGGARMMEGSLSLMQMAKTSAQLALLAQQKIPYISILTDPTTGGVTASFATLGDFNIAEPKALIGFAGPRVVKETIGKDLPKDFQTAEFLLEHGFVDFIVSRDKLKTKLASLLNMLKSNPMSHDVSG; from the coding sequence ATGCCATTAGAATGGTTTAAACGCTCTAAGGAAGGAATTACTACTTCTACGGAAAAAAAGATAGAAGCTCCTGACGGATTGTGGATAAAATGCCCCACTTGTAAAAAGGCATCCCACATACGGGACTTACGGGAAAACCTACATGTTTGCAGCTCTTGTGAATACCATTTTCAAATTGGCAGCGCTGAATATTTTGCCATTTTATTTGATAATAATCAGTTTAAAGAGCTTTTCTCCAATATTTTACCGGCAGATCCCCTGTCTTTTGAAGATACAAAACAATATGCAAAAAGGTTAGAAGCCGCCCAAAAAACTACGGGATTAAACGATGCCGCACGGGTAGCAACCGGCAATATTGATAGCAGCCCGGTGGTAATAGCTTGTATGGATTTTCGATTTATTGGCGGAAGTATGGGTAGCGTAGTGGGAGAAAAAGTTTCCTTAGCAATTCAATATGCTCGTGAGAACCGCTATCCGTTGATTATCATTTCAAAATCCGGTGGGGCACGTATGATGGAAGGCTCACTTAGTTTGATGCAGATGGCTAAAACCAGCGCACAGTTAGCTCTTTTAGCCCAGCAAAAAATCCCCTATATTTCTATTCTTACTGACCCGACTACCGGCGGCGTAACAGCCAGTTTTGCCACCTTAGGCGACTTTAATATTGCGGAACCCAAAGCACTTATTGGCTTTGCCGGCCCGCGCGTAGTCAAAGAAACCATAGGTAAAGATTTACCCAAAGACTTCCAAACAGCAGAATTCCTTTTAGAACACGGCTTTGTAGATTTTATCGTATCACGAGATAAACTAAAAACGAAATTAGCGTCATTATTAAATATGCTCAAAAGTAACCCTATGAG